The proteins below are encoded in one region of Tsuneonella sp. CC-YZS046:
- a CDS encoding DUF7064 domain-containing protein encodes MPEVTKQFTDFPVENAYRHKLAPNGRESLAHIFLMPEQQMAGFIYPSMLGTGEARAMACFFGPNFPEQVVEAHDGTISEDMNFDNWRLGPLHMEVAEPFKKVNLDWNGERIKVKASFEGTHPPYPFSTHPKGNPPYFGDNRTEQHGRVVADIEIDGQKYPHTGFLVRDHSWGPRIWGINQHYKWIHATTGDSSMHFFEMQAFGKTELRGFLFKDGAMRHIADVDYDFTFGDDMLQKTFQVTVTDTEGRKSFIDYKMFGILQSSHDPKTIINTGCATLEFDGVAGVGVCEFNWNKNYFDFVKDYVTQYG; translated from the coding sequence ATGCCTGAAGTTACGAAGCAGTTTACCGACTTTCCGGTCGAGAACGCATATCGCCACAAGCTGGCGCCGAACGGCAGGGAATCCCTGGCGCATATCTTCCTGATGCCGGAACAGCAGATGGCCGGATTTATCTATCCCAGCATGCTGGGCACTGGCGAAGCGCGGGCCATGGCTTGCTTCTTCGGGCCAAATTTTCCCGAACAGGTGGTCGAAGCGCATGACGGCACGATCAGCGAGGACATGAACTTCGACAACTGGCGGCTTGGCCCGCTGCACATGGAAGTGGCCGAACCCTTCAAGAAGGTGAATCTCGACTGGAACGGCGAACGCATCAAGGTGAAGGCCAGCTTCGAGGGCACGCACCCGCCTTATCCCTTCAGCACCCACCCCAAGGGCAACCCGCCTTATTTCGGCGACAACCGCACCGAGCAGCATGGGCGGGTCGTGGCCGATATCGAGATCGACGGCCAGAAATATCCCCACACGGGCTTTCTGGTGCGCGACCACAGCTGGGGTCCGCGCATCTGGGGGATCAATCAGCACTACAAATGGATTCACGCCACCACCGGCGATTCTTCCATGCATTTTTTCGAGATGCAGGCCTTCGGCAAGACCGAGCTGCGCGGTTTCCTCTTCAAGGACGGCGCGATGCGCCACATCGCCGATGTCGATTACGATTTCACCTTCGGTGATGACATGCTGCAGAAGACCTTCCAGGTGACGGTCACCGACACCGAAGGGCGCAAGTCATTCATCGATTACAAGATGTTCGGCATCCTGCAGTCGTCGCACGATCCGAAGACCATCATCAACACCGGCTGCGCGACGCTGGAATTCGACGGAGTGGCCGGGGTCGGCGTGTGCGAATTCAACTGGAACAAGAACTACTTCGATTTTGTGAAGGACTACGTCACCCAATATGGCTGA